The following proteins are co-located in the Natator depressus isolate rNatDep1 chromosome 4, rNatDep2.hap1, whole genome shotgun sequence genome:
- the GPR78 gene encoding G-protein coupled receptor 78, which translates to MDLAGVLLAFFLVLVLVISLLSNLLVLLCFIYSTELRKQVPGVFLVNLSFCNLLLTVLNMPFTLLGILRNQPPVGDCVCKAVGFLETFLTSNTMLSMAALSIDKWIAVVFPLSYTSKMRYKDAVILMSYSWIHSLTFPLVSLFFSWVDYSNVYASCTLHLREETERRRFTVFTIVFHATSFMLSLVILCFTYLKVFKVARFHCKRIDIITMQTLVLLVDIHPSVKQRCLNEQKRRRQRATKKISIFIGSFVICFAPYIITRLIELLPFVTINYYWGIVSKCLTYSKAASDPFVYSLLRQQYKKVMINIVNRILKRDLYPSSGYNSSLDTENDYCLHRTC; encoded by the exons ATGGACTTGGCAGGAGTTCTCTTGGCTTTCTtcctggtgctggtgctggtgaTTTCTCTGCTGTCCAACCTGCTGGTGCTGCTATGCTTCATCTACAGTACCGAGCTCCGCAAGCAAGTCCCCGGGGTCTTCCTGGTGAACTTGTCCTTCTGCAACCTGCTCCTGACGGTCTTAAACATGCCCTTCACTTTGCTGGGGATCCTGAGAAACCAGCCGCCCGTCGGTGACTGCGTCTGCAAAGCGGTGGGCTTCCTGGAAACTTTCCTCACCTCCAACACCATGCTGAGCATGGCAGCCCTCAGCATAGACAAGTGGATTGCCGTGGTGTTCCCCTTGAGTTACACCAGCAAGATGCGGTACAAAGACGCCGTGATTCTGATGAGCTATTCCTGGATTCATTCCTTGACCTTCCCTTTGGTCTCGCTGTTTTTCTCTTGGGTAGATTACAGCAACGTGTACGCCTCTTGCACCTTGCACCTGAGAGAAGAGACGGAGAGGAGGAGGTTTACCGTGTTCACCATCGTGTTTCACGCCACCAGTTTCATGCTCTCCCTGGTGATACTGTGTTTCACCTACTTAAAGGTGTTTAAAGTGGCCAGGTTCCACTGCAAAAGGATAGACATTATTACAATGCAAACGCTGGTTTTGCTGGTAGATATCCATCCCAG CGTGAAACAGCGTTGTCTTAATGAGCAGAAAAGGAGGCGGCAGCGGGCTACTAAGAAAATCAGTATTTTTATAGGGTCTTTCGTGATCTGCTTTGCTCCTTACATTATCACAAG GTTGATAGAACTTCTTCCTTTTGTTACCATAAACTACTACTGGGGAATTGTAAGCAAGTGCCTCACCTACAGTAAGGCTGCATCAGATCCATTTGTTTATTCTCTTTTACGTCAACAGTACAAGAAAGTCATGATCAACATTGTCAATAGGATACTTAAAAGGGATCTGTATCCTTCATCTGGCTACAACAGCTCTCTAGACACTGAAAATGATTATTGCTTACACAGAACATGCTAA